A stretch of DNA from Halorubrum sp. BOL3-1:
GCGCCGGCGGGAGGACCGCGAGGGTGACGAACAGCACGCTGCCGACCCAGAGGACGGCGAAGCCGACGTGGACCGACCACATGACCGGGTTGAGAACGTCCATATCGTTCGGACGACCCGGTCCCATTTATAAACCGACGAGACCGAATCGCGACCGGAACCGCGAGCGGTTGCGGCGGAAAGGGTTTTTAAATACCTCGCACGTGTAGCCGTCGGTAATGGCCCTGCTTCAGAAGCTCAAGGAGAAACTCGGATTCGGGAGCGGCTCGGCCGAACGCGAGTCCGGCGAGACCGAAGTGACGATCGAACACGAGGCGACGCCGTCCGACGACGAGTCCGCGGTCGAGGACCGCGACTCGGGACTCGACGACGGAGTGACGAGCGACGAGGCGGCCGACGAGCCGGAGACGGACGCCGAGCCCGCCGAGGCCGCGGAAGCGACGGCCGACGACGACGAGACCGCGGTCGACGAAGCGACGGACGACAGCGACGAGGCGGTCGAAGGGGGCGACGCGGTCGAAGAGGACGAGGCCGTCGAACCGGACGAGACGGCCGAGGCGGCCGACGATGCGACCGTCGACGGCCCGAGCGTCGAGGAGATCAAGGGCATCGGCCCGGCGTACGCCGAGCGGCTCGCGGAGGTCGACATCGAGACCGTCGACCAGCTCGCGGCCGCCGACGCCGCCGACATCGCGGAGGGCGCGAGCATCAGCGAGAAACGCGCGGCGCGGTGGATCGACCGCACGAGCGAGTTCTGAGTCGGTCGGTTTCGACGACCACAACTGTTTCACCGTCCCCGCCGAAGGGCGTTGTATGAGCCGAACGGAACACACCGACCGGGACCGGTTCCGCGCGGTCGCCGCCGCG
This window harbors:
- a CDS encoding helix-hairpin-helix domain-containing protein is translated as MALLQKLKEKLGFGSGSAERESGETEVTIEHEATPSDDESAVEDRDSGLDDGVTSDEAADEPETDAEPAEAAEATADDDETAVDEATDDSDEAVEGGDAVEEDEAVEPDETAEAADDATVDGPSVEEIKGIGPAYAERLAEVDIETVDQLAAADAADIAEGASISEKRAARWIDRTSEF